The Brassica napus cultivar Da-Ae chromosome C7, Da-Ae, whole genome shotgun sequence genome has a segment encoding these proteins:
- the LOC111207578 gene encoding indole-3-pyruvate monooxygenase YUCCA6 codes for MDWKKEMEGKLANDYLSSNHGMMTSQRRICVFTGPVIVGAGPSGLATAACLREKGITSVLLERSNCIASLWQLKTYDRLSLHLPKQFCELPLKPFPADFPTYPTKQQFIEYLEDYARRFDIRPEFGQTVESAEFDEKLGMWRVRSVGKEGMTEYVCRWLVAATGENAEPVVPRFEGMEKFAATGVVKHTSHYKTGGDFAGKRVLVVGCGNSGMEVCLDLCNFGAQPSLVVRDAVHVLPREMLGTSTFGLSMLLLKWLPIRLVDRFLLVVSRFILGDTTLLGLNRPRLGPLELKNLTGKTPVLDVGTLAKIKTGDIKVCSGIRRLKRHEVEFDNGKKERFDAIILATGYKSNVPSWLKENKMFSKKDGFPIQEFPEGWRGECGLYAVGFTKRGISGASMDAKRIAQDIYECSRKSDQAHRHIQVFMSSKPDQA; via the exons ATGGATtggaagaaagagatggaaggtAAACTAGCGAATGACTACTTGTCCTCCAACCACGGCATGATGACGTCACAACGCCGCATCTGCGTCTTCACCGGTCCGGTGATCGTAGGCGCCGGACCGTCGGGACTAGCGACGGCGGCTTGTCTCAGAGAGAAAGGTATAACTTCGGTATTACTCGAGAGATCAAACTGCATAGCGTCACTATGGCAGCTCAAGACATACGACCGCCTTAGTCTCCACCTTCCAAAGCAATTCTGTGAGCTTCCGCTTAAGCCCTTTCCCGCTGACTTCCCAACTTATCCGACAAAACAGCAGTTCATCGAGTACCTCGAGGACTACGCTCGTAGGTTCGATATACGACCGGAGTTTGGTCAGACGGTCGAGTCGGCGGAGTTTGATGAGAAACTCGGGATGTGGCGAGTGAGGAGCGTGGGTAAAGAAGGCATGACGGAGTATGTTTGCCGGTGGTTGGTGGCTGCGACGGGGGAGAATGCAGAGCCGGTTGTCCCTAGGTTTGAGGGGATGGAGAAGTTTGCAGCCACGGGGGTCGTTAAGCACACGAGTCATTATAAGACCGGTGGAGATTTCGCAGGAAAAAGGGTTTTGGTCGTCGGATGTGGAAACTCCGGCATGGAGGTTTGTTTGGATCTATGCAACTTCGGTGCTCAGCCTTCTCTCGTTGTCAGAGACGCT GTGCACGTCCTACCGCGAGAGATGTTGGGTACTTCAACTTTTGGATTGTCCATGTTGTTACTCAAATGGTTGCCCATCCGACTTGTTGACCGTTTCCTCTTGGTTGTTTCCCGGTTCATCCTCGGGGATACCACCCTGTTAGGTCTTAACCGACCACGGTTAGGTCCATTGGAGCTCAAAAATCTCACCGGCAAAACCCCGGTTCTGGACGTGGGGACGCTTGCCAAGATCAAAACAGGAGATATTAAG GTGTGTTCCGGGATAAGAAGGTTAAAACGGCACGAAGTTGAGTTCGATAACGGGAAAAAGGAGAGATTTGATGCCATAATATTGGCAACTGGCTACAAAAGCAACGTACCCTCTTGGCTAAAG GAGAATAAAATGTTTAGTAAGAAAGATGGATTCCCAATACAAGAGTTTCCGGAGGGATGGAGAGGGGAATGTGGGCTATATGCGGTGGGGTTCACAAAACGTGGGATTTCGGGAGCATCAATGGATGCAAAGAGAATAGCTCAAGATATATACGAGTGTTCAAGAAAATCTGATCAAGCCCATAGACATATCCAAGTGTTCATGTCAAGTAAACCTGATCAAGCGTAA